The Huiozyma naganishii CBS 8797 chromosome 6, complete genome genome includes a window with the following:
- the KNAG0F03415 gene encoding GATA-type transcription factor, translated as MIGSVQGNSLEVLLNAVSYLQHQDFGTISSQNSSEVFSKLELYLKMLENDSKLLEAEVQCRTQNAVLHIREVCDALDYMCKNMIIMKGSTTPKDLECRSRKVFPCSQTIGPRPIFFPPIVRRRIAISELLNEDDAFETKERQPIRARKFKTKKMVGKKRHKTFHPMDGKPCPHCSTVSATPEWRSGPYGNNVRICNACGLFYRKLKQKFGLKKANLLMQYRRKNCPRDRNMPHSVEVSMVYKITKQEHEEFTD; from the coding sequence ATGATCGGGTCTGTCCAAGGTAATTCTCTAGAAGTTTTATTGAATGCGGTGAGTTACCTCCAACATCAAGACTTTGGTACAATATCTTCACAAAACAGTTCAGAGGTGTTCTCAAAGTTAGAGCTTTACTTGAAGATGTTGGAAAACGATTCCAAATTGCTAGAGGCAGAAGTACAATGCAGAACACAGAATGCGGTTTTACATATCCGGGAGGTGTGTGATGCACTTGATTACATGTGCAAAAACATGATTATTATGAAAGGGTCGACTACGCCAAAGGACCTCGAATGCCGTTCAAGGAAGGTGTTTCCCTGTTCCCAAACTATTGGACCAAGGCCTATCTTTTTTCCTCCGATTGTAAGAAGGAGAATTGCAATTTCTGAACTTTTGAATGAGGATGACGCGTTTGAGACGAAAGAAAGGCAACCTATAAGAGCAAGGAAAttcaaaacgaaaaaaatggtGGGCAAGAAACGTCACAAGACATTTCATCCAATGGATGGTAAGCCCTGTCCTCActgttcaactgtttccGCAACGCCTGAGTGGCGGTCTGGACCGTACGGGAATAATGTGAGAATCTGTAACGCATGTGGTCTGTTTTATCGTAAATTGAAGCAGAAATTCGGCTTGAAAAAGGCCAACTTGCTTATGCAGTACCGACGTAAAAATTGCCCAAGAGACAGGAACATGCCGCACTCTGTTGAAGTTTCCATGGTTTATAAAATAACAAAGCAAGAACATGAAGAATTTACAGACTAG